One Pullulanibacillus sp. KACC 23026 DNA segment encodes these proteins:
- the rpmI gene encoding 50S ribosomal protein L35 has protein sequence MPKMKTHKGASKRFKKTGSGKLKRSHAYTSHMFGHKSEKQKRHLAKPGLVSKADEKRIKQLINS, from the coding sequence ATGCCAAAAATGAAAACTCACAAAGGGGCTTCCAAACGTTTTAAGAAGACTGGATCCGGTAAATTAAAACGCAGCCACGCTTACACAAGCCATATGTTTGGTCACAAATCAGAGAAACAAAAACGTCATTTGGCTAAACCAGGATTGGTTTCTAAAGCTGACGAAAAACGCATCAAACAATTAATCAACAGCTAA